CAGAACCAGACTCTGACCACCTCCTTCTCAAGATGGAGGCCTTTGGCGATCCGAGCTATTTCCTGAGAGGACGGCTTGCTTTTCTCCACAAAGCTGCGCTCCAGGGCCTCCTTAGCTCCAAGGCTACAGGGTCAAACAAGAGGCAGAGAACAAAGGAAAACCATGTCAGACTAAAGTTATTGAACAGTGCGTTGTTTCATGTTCGATCCTTACGGTACACACCTGATAGTTGTTCTCCGTTTTCTCTTCCGCTCATTCATTCCTATTTTATCATTGTACAAGGCTGCAGGAAAGTCAAAGAACACGTTACATGAGCATAGCTTTTTTAGTAAAGATATAAAGATACATCTTTTAAGCACTAAGGTGATAAAGTGACTTACTTATTAGCTGAATGCTAATCTAATCTGAACTCCAGggcatttaatgttttattaattgCCAAATGAAGTATCATCATGTAATTGTGACTTTCATAATGCTTTCTTAAACTTTCTGATTCCTAACTAGAGGCTTTGGTCCATTTCAAGGTGACACAGCATTAATCTGGTGATCATGAGGCGATTAAAAGAAGATTAAAAGATTATAAGAAGGTGGAAACTTTTgccaaacacacatgcatttatttaacttttttctttgaatGCTTGTTATTTTTCCTCGTTGAATTCAAGACAGTTTCATCTTTTCAGACctctaaaaataattcaaatgaaGCAATATGAGAAGAGAAAATCTCTCCCGGGTGGAACGGCTCACAGAGTCAAGTACAAGTCATGTCCAAGTCACTTTCCCATCTTCATAATCATGCAAGAAAAGCATGAGTTTGATACcgattttttatgtatttattttctgaaagATACAGATACTGTCACACAAAATCAAAAGTGCAGGTTTGGATAAAGATTACACTTAAATAAACACTCTAAATGGGGGTTGATGGAGTGGAGTGGATGCGTGTGACTCACCGCCAGCCAGCTCAGCCTCGTCAAGCCATTTAGCCAGAATGGCCTTGAGTTTGCAGGCGTTCTTAAAGCTCAGCTGCAAATTTTCAAAGCGGCAGATCGTGGTCTGGCTGAACTCTGAGCCGTGCACCGCAGCAAGAGCCTCGCCTACATTTGTCTGAGTGTAGCCTGCAGGtcaaaatgaagcagaaatagaaatactttatagaacacacacaaacacaggagctGCGAGGTGGGTACAAACACAAAACCATGTGTGGTAAAAGGGTGTCTCATGGGTGCATTTGGACAGCGAGAtggttttaagttatttttaaagtgaTCGTACTCACCGAGTTTGATCCTCCGGATTTTGAAGTCGTTTGCAAACATCTCGAGCTCTCGTATCTGTGGGGAATCCATGGTTGGGGCATCCTCTGGGTCCCGCATGTTCTTCCTATGGGCGTCACTTTTCATCTCTGCACTGGGGCCTCCAGGGGCCTCATCAGTTGTTAGGAGGGCCGAGGGCAATGATGAGAAACCGTGGCTCAATGCACAAGAACCACTACTTAATCCATGATCTGGAAACTTGTACAAGCAAGGCGTGAGAGACCctagagagagaatgagagagggaGATGGCAGAAAGAGGGAAAATTGTTGGTGAGGGTCCCTCAGACCAGCAGACATGTTGTGAAATCTGCAGGGCCGCTATTCCCACGTGTCCTTAGAGCCtgtatttaaacacaaaaaaatgtccccCTGGGAAACACAAAAACTACTGCTGGGACCTAGAaagtaatatttcagttttctgttcattcctcattttactagaagagaAAATCTATTGTGTTTCAAGATAAATGTAACAAAGTGACAGTTTATTTACTCCTTTGAAATGAGGGTGAAACCAAATCAAACCCTTCcgcttttctgtttcttcaatTTTGTGAAACACTATGTTGACCATGTACAGAGGACACTATCGacagacacacagtgacaaACGCTGCTGTGTTTGTACAGATTTATATAGTATAGAAtcgttttttttccctctgccaGGGTGATGGTATGACACCTAAGCCAGTCCCAtttactgattaaaaaaaaaataaaagggtgAGATGAATTTGAAAAAGCTAGAATGTGACATGAGTGCTCAAATAATTTGAATAGGTATTCTTTCCCCTGTCACTTAATACTATTTATCCCAGCTTACCCATAATTTATCAAACCCTTTTCCTTTCACAGAATCCTCTCATTCTTGGCTTCAGTGTTTCAGCACAAAGCCGAGTCCTCTTCTTCTACTTGTGTGAAAGGGTCTCTAGTCAGCGCGAAATGAACATTGCACAACCGTATGAAAACCAGTTTGTAATACAGTTCTTGTGTAACACACCACCGTCTATAACCTTGGTTTTCCAGATTGTTCATCATTTCTACAGGTGGCTGTTAATGTCAAGTGGGTAGATGGAGTAGAGCTGGTGGCTCCTGCTGCCAATCACCAACAACAGATCCATGACATGTGACTGTCAGAGCACCATATGGGTGGATGACTAATTGTAATGTGGAATGTGATGCTATCCTTTGCATCAACGCTTTGCATAGctgcaatggaaaataaaaacaattgcgCTGATTAACTGTGCTAGGAAATATGCCAACTAATCTATCAATAGACATCATAtaagatcagacattagaaaaaaaaaatctgtcatgagAAACCAACAACTTGTCCAATCCAATCTTTGCCATTATGAGTTTTTTATACTATCACACCTTATTTCTGAAACACTACCTATAATGAGCAAGGCAACACTCCCCTCTTGTGTTAAAGGGGTTGCAGTGCAAACTATTGTTCGAGAGCAAAAGCAGCATTCATAGATCCAGTGTCGATTAACTGGATTGTCATTGTGTTACACTGatatatttttaagtattttgcAGAGATACTAAACAGGAGAAAGTTTCtttaacagcaaacaaacactCAGGTGTTCATTGGGtacattttgtgaaaattaaagcAGCCTTGCAATaaatcctccttttttttttagctgaaacaGCTCCAGAGGGGTTGAGAGAGACATTGATTTACATTTATCAACATTTTGGATCTTTTGTTTATGTGCTTCTTAGCTGAAGGtgtctaatattttgtcaaCACCATTAATATTACTGAGGGTGTACTAAATGGTAGAGTGACAGATTTTATTTCCCAACAAGGCTCCCCTGGCCTCACCATTCATCGACTTTGCTTACAGCAATGATTTCTATGTATTTCTACACATCCACTTAGGATGAGCTGCAGCCCGACAACTGCTTCCCTCATTTAAACTGAGCTCATGCAGCACATACTGACGTCTTTTCTACTGAACCTGAAATGACACACTGGAACAAAAGCTTCTACAGAAACCCTGATCTAACTAAATGTTGCTTGAGAACAGCGATacttgagccattttggactgCGGAGCTGCAGCTGGAATACAGAATATTGACAGAAATACTAAATGCAATAGCAGGCTGGGCTTCcaaaagcagagaggagaaaaggaagCTATGATTGAACCGTTGCATTGTTCCGCTGAATCTATATACAGGCTGGAGAGTAATGTGACAGAGTCTAAAACTCGAATGCATCAGTGAATTTCTCTTGCATTGGAGGTGTCAGAGAGAGGTTGAAATTCCTCTCTCTTGAAATTGCTTCTTAAGGCTGCAGCTTCAGTGTACGTCTGCCTTTGCTGGGTAGCTTTCAAAGCCGTATCCATGGAGCTTAATTGGTAGATGCCTCTTAAACTGCTGTCAACTGAGATATCGCTCTTAAAATCAACAGCAGAAAAGTGAGCAGACTGTGCACGGCACGCCTGCACCTTCAAGCTGTTTACTATCGGTGAGAAGGGATTTGCGGCAAAGTCTTTACCCCTGAGAGCAACAACAGTTCTTGGATGATTCAGCTGGATGCATCCCGTTCTCCCCACTGTGCTGGCCAAAGAGAGGAGGCCTTTCCTCGTCTCTACCTGATGCCTGCACTCATGTTCCCGGGGGAGTGCACATACAGCTATGCTGCAGTGAACACTGCTGTGGAGACAGACTGGGCAGCGAGCCCCGTTCGTAACACGTGGGCTTACTGGCTTTGTGAAAACACCTCGGAAGCCTCTGTGTACATGGACAGGGACCTTCCAGCTGCTATACATGTGCAGCGTCCAGAGAGTGTAGCAGCATCAACAGCTTTACGCCgagcaaagacagaaagcaaacaaactgacaaacacactgatTTGATACTGTAAGCTGCAATCATAGTATTTTCCCCAGTGATCATGATGAAATCACAGCATCGACTTTTTatgaaatgtaaagttttgaTGCTCAATGTCTTAGGAAGTAGCAGTCTGTGAACACATTTAACAGATAAGGACCAACATGCATTTGGAGCTGTATGTCTGCACTTTATGCACATAATCACCTTCATTTTACCTCTATTTTGGCATCAAATCAACTGCTTAGAAATATTTACAGCCCTTCAGCTGTTAAATCTGCTAGGGTACTGTATGTGTTGCCTTCTGAAGCTTAAAAATTACGTTGATCAAGTAAAAGAAACCAACTGAGGGGAATCACAGACGACATAATCCACTGTGGATTCGTAAGGCGACACCTTTCACATTACATTAAGTCACTTGATCCATTATTATGATGAATGAAAAGAGCAATTTTCTCTCTCACCTCAGCTCACACTAGTAGAGCACTGCTTAATGATATTAActctgtttctgctctttcatCTTAAATATCCTTGTCCTTACAGCAGTTGCTGACCGGCTTGAACACGTCTTATTTTGTGATTCATCAGAGctgatttcttcttttttttatatttctgaagTGGTTTGTCACTGTTGTAGATGTTCCcttttttttcaagcaaaaacagCATCCTTTTGTCCTAAACATTCATCATCCCACATACCTTTTCCCATCCTGAGGTTTGTAGACAAAAGCTGCACATTTATCTCAAACAGAATGACTGACAGTTACATTTGTGATGCCTTCAGTCTGCAGTTTGATCACTTAGCAGTGGAGAAACTGGGATCATTAACGTGACAAATTACCGCCTGGTGGTAATAAGAGAGGACACTAGTTCCATTTAATGTTAATGTATTTCAACACAGCCTCTGACATCGTAGATAATACAGTTCCATAAGACCATTTGCAGGAAAGGGGATCAattaaaatctgacttttttagAAGCCTGTCTACAGAgaagttgttttatttcctctgcAAACATTAATAGTTCTGCTTTTTGATCTGTATTTGCTCCCGCTTGGTTATATCATATGGAATTGTTCAGTCATTCTTTCTCtaacaaagaaatgcattgcAAGTTAAATTCTTTTTATCTACCTCAGACCTTGAAGTGTTGTTTACATCTCTATTCTTTTTTATGcttcattatttttgcatttttctaaaGAATCAGTATGCAGGCAGCACCATACTGTCTGACAGAGTCTATCTGTTGGAGAAGTGCAAACACGAACTGCAGTGTTGTCACATTCTAAAGGATGTCTCCTGCTTAAACTGCTAAGCGCtgaaaaatcattttactgCACAGCTTCAACATGAAAAGCTGCAAGTGAAGAAAGGCTATAGTATCAGCATGAGTTGAGGTAAGgctcagtttttaaatgagccTCTTTGGAACGTTGACCGTCAGAAATTACTGCCAATCCTGACAGTTTCCAGCAGTCTAACTCCAGTCCTGACAGGAGTCCAGGCACATGGCAAGCCATGTTTGAAAGTATGTGTTTAACAAGCGCGCTTAAGTGCTCGAGCGAGGTAATGAAGGCTGAAATTGATTTTGACTGTTAGCAGATTTgaaattaaatggaaaataaacacattttctgctcaATTTACTGGATACGTCAGGCCAGGAGAGGGGATGAGCATGTATGcatgtcggtgtgtgtgtggagtgtgtgtgctTCTTATCTTTACCTTGCAGTGGGTTTGCACCACTCACCATGTTGGGGTGAGGGACGCCACAGGTCTGCAGGATACGAGTCTGAGAGATGCTGGCAGAGAGCATctcctgtgctgcagacagaaaaacagagagcgagagagagagaggctttTAGTAGCAAAAATCATCATTACTATACAGTGTAATCGTCATTGTCTGCAAATAATCATCATCAAAGCCTCTATGATATCCTTCACTGGTAAGCATTACTGTAATAAGCATGAGTTGTACTTTCAAGTGTGATTCTTTAATAAGAGATCTGATAAGCTGCTTGAAACCCAAACAAAAGCCTGACTGTACTCGTGTATCGACACATGACACGCTGTGAATCTGTCATCAGTGAGTCAGACCCATCTTTTCTGCATGCTAAATTTGAGACATTACTTTTAGTATGACAATTATAACCAGACAATGTCCACACCTGAAAGTGGATAATTCAGCAAATCTGGCAACACCAGAATGTATGCGTGACACTAAGTTTGATCCCTCCAAGGGCAGACATGGTTCACATTGACTGTGGTCATACTCGTCATCGTAATCTACAGCATGTTATTATCAGATCAATACCATTACCCTCCCCATGAATCATCATCGGCTTCTTTATTTAGTGCCAGCGTTGCAATTGTGGCTAAGTAACGTTTTCATCAGGAATGACCTGAATAATTTATTACAGCAAAGTTATCATTCAGACAGCACACGTCACTAAAAATGGAATTCCTCAGAGTCACTTTTTCAAGGCCACAGTTGATTCTTTAAATTCACAGACAACCCCAAACCAAAAGATATTGCAGGAAATATTGATATAAATGAGAAATATAAATGatgatataaatataataaaaacaaataccaCTTCCATTTGCCAGCTGGTGCTTGATATTGATTTTGTTGATTGACTAACCCATAAACCAGCAATTTGTGTCGCTACCAGATTCATCAAATTCCTCCGTTGCCTCCTCCACTCACCTGCCATCATGCCATAGGTGGCCTGCTGGTTGCTGTAGTGACAGGGGGTGACTGGGTAATGTAGGCTCGGGGGGGTGTTGCCAAGGGCGTTGCTGAGTGAGGAAGGGGACAGATGCATGTGGGGACGCTTGGAGGTCTGACCCAGGGACAGCCCAGACGATACTGATGGAGACAAACGTGGTTACAAtctgagcagagaggaaaaaaactggAGAGACGATAAGGACAGAATCTGATCTGAGTGCAGCTATAGCTTTAAATACAATACAGGCAAGATGGAGTTTGGTAAATGATTGTATTGTCATCACCCATCAAAGTCAGAATCCAGTTCAAGATTGTTTTTATTAACATTGCTTGTATTTAATAACTAGTGTAGTCATATAAAACCTGTAGGAATGCGAGCTCCTCTGAACAGCTTTTGTTGGCTCAAGACAAAAGGAGAGTGACTTTATGAGGTTGTGGCTGATAAGCTGTGAAACTCTCTTCCATTTCATTCATGATCACTGAAGTCATTTTTATAAATCAGCTTGagacacatacactactgttcaaaagtttgggttcacttagaaatgtcctcatttttgaaagaaaaacattttcaatgaagataacactaaattaatcacaaatacagtctagacattgttaatgtggtaaatgatacttctagctggaaacagctgatttttaatggaatatctccataggggtacagaggaacatttccagcaaccatcactgctgtgctctaatgctacattgtgttagctaatcgtgctgaaaggctcattgatgaatataaaacctttgtgcagttatgttagcacatgaataaaagtgtaagttttcatggaaaacatgaaattgtctgggtcaccccaaacttttgaaccgtagtgtaTGTTCAtatttgcttttgcttttttcttgcctcattgtctgcatttattgtcTGTTGCTCTGTCGTTTACTTACTTTTTATTGTGAAGCACATTGTGACATCTGTCcttgaaaggtgctatataggTAAACTGTTGATAGCTGGTATGTGTTGTCATATGATACAACAATATCTATCATTTAGACTTCAATACAAGTGAACTCTTTTAATCGGAATCCCCATTAACAAGAATGATGTCCATGTTCTCACACACAATAAACCTTTACTCCCAAAACCCTGATTTTCTCTTCTGatcagaaataaataatgtaaatagcTTTGCTTCTGAATTCATTTATACTCTAAATAAGACAATGAAATGTCATTTACTCTAGAATCAGATAATAGTAGAGCTTCAAACTGCTGCATTTGACAGATATCACACCTCGCACAACCTTTTAAAAGCTGGTGTGAAATTACTATATGAGAGCAAACCAAGGCACAGGCTTCGACCATGGCTTTTCTTTAAAACTACTGCTTTGCTAAgtgtattattataattttagtATAGCGTCCCCTGAAATATCAATGTATTTATCTCTTTATGCAGTCTGATGTTCACTTTAAATGCTAGCAAATGCTTACTGGTGTTGTTAAGATACCCTCTGAGTTGGTACAGTCCCACTGACAAGCTGTcttcaacatcaacaaaaccGCTGTACCATTGAGGACAATGGTACCATAATTAATACTTATTTAATTATTACACATTTCACAAGCTTTATCAACCATATTTAATGTCAATCATGGATTCACAAGAAGACAGGTCCGTAAGCAGAATGCCAGAACTGCAGTGTAGtctttgaggaaaaaaatcctctttacAAGCTATGTTTACCCCGCTGCTATATAAATGCATTGTATGAATAATGTTCTGCGTGATCTAATCCTGTCGATCCTAAGCTATAACAATCAGCAGGCACTAAACCCCCCGCCTCCCCAGGAAGTTTTCTGCACAATGCTCCATCATGAAAAAGACCTTGGGGAGTTTGTCATACTGATAAAACACCCTCGAAGCAATTATCCACTGAGTAGAGACAGCTGGGCCAAACTAGCTGATTAGATATATTTACATAATTTGGATTGGatttgaataaatgtatttttcaattcaatttactCTCCCCATTGGCTGAGAAGACAACATGCCTTGATAAGTGTGTGCTAGTGCAACGACCGAGCCCTGTTGGGTCAATTAGAGCTCTATAGGAGCAACTGACTTCATGTATGTGTACAATCAATAGTAGGTAAATCCCTCCAGAGTGCGTTCATGCACACAGCAAGAAATGGCACAATGCCAATATCTTTTTCTCAAGTGGAAGATGGAAGCAAGTGCTAGAGGCCTGTGTTCCTGCAGCTGGGATTTAGCATCACAACAACATTACAAGGATTACGGTTCACATTAATAAGAAGCTTCCACTTGCCGCTTACTTTGCAAAAGACAAAGCTATTTTTGCAGaacaaacaagcaacaaaaagaagagaTTAGACAAAAGGAAAGCTGTTTAACGTTACAAGATAGACGAACATTCAGAGCTCACTTTACCTGCAGAGACCATGCCGTGAGCGTGGGAGGTGGTTGGCAGACAGTCACTGGTGGAGCCATGGTGCATGAGGATTGGCAAAGGCGAATCCCCTGTCAGTGAGGTGAAAGAGTCAGCACCAAATGCCTGACATGCCATGTTTTTCCTGGACTGTCTAGAACGGTCCCAATGGGAAATTGAAGTTTTGACGTGGTCCCTTAACCGGTTTCTTGTCTTCACCTCCCTTTCTCTTGCTTTATTTCCTCTTGCCTCCCATTGCTGCTGTGCCTGTTGCTTCCTTTGTCTTCTCTAATCTCACCTTGTTTAAATCTGCTTCCTTGCCTTCCTTTCTTCTGACTTGTTATGTCTACTTTGTCTTGCCTTATTCCTTTTGTCTTGTCTTCTTTGGCCTTCTCTTGttctgctttgtcttttttttctcctggctGCGTCTACCCTCCTTTCACCTCGTGTATCGTCTTCTTGTCTCGTCCTTTTCTCTCTGGCTCAGTCAAGCATACTTCTCCCTTTAGTCACTTGGGAATGTGCAGGTAGAAAACTGTGATGTTACTTTTTTGCTCAGAGAGAAATGCATGTCAGCGCTTCAGCCAGAACTCTTCACAGATTTAGGCACAGCTCTGCTCTGAATCAAGACTCTCGCAGATGAATTGTGAGGAGCTTCAGGTTCAAGATACAATCGCTGCTACACCTACTGAACTGTGGCTCTCAGCTACACAGATTTCTCTCATTAAGGCCTCTACAGAGCCTCTCCCTGTCTTTTTCACTATTATAGATGGAGGCAAGCCAATGTCTGTCATACCCTCAGCATTTTTCTGCCCTTGTCTACTGCAGGTATTTATATCCCACCCACCTACGACCAACCACCCCCTCTTGACCTATGAGATCCCCTATTTCCTATCGAGCCGCTCACCCCCCACCTACCAATTCCACGTCGGTGCTGTAATTGCTTGTGTTTGTACTTACCTGCGTTCTTCTCATCTCGTTTCCAAATCCAGGATTAGGGTACAGAGCGGCTGAGAAACTCGatcccctcctctcttctcgcTCTCTCGCTCCGTCTCTCTCCCTGATTACAGGATTGTGTAGAAGCAATGGGAAATTGTTGTGAACTCTCAAAATGctcattaaaatgacagaaacttttGTGTGATAATGGGTAGTATACTTCGGCACAGAGCGTTGATGCAAATTCTCTCAAACCAAttgtcttttcattttgcatgagtgTCCCCTCAACTAACCCTTGGAAAATGCAACTTGGTAAAACGTGCTCTTGTTCTACCACAGACATCAAATTGCCCTGCAGGAGCTTTCAGcttcaaattgtgtgtttttttagggGGGAGATGGGTTGAACTAGGCTGACCTATTTGCTGCTGTCCGCTCAGAACTAAAAGCTCTTCAGAATGAAAACCTTAGAGTGAGCGGACGAAAAGGTTACTATTGTTGCAGTATGGTGTCCATATTGTGTTGAATGCAGAGTGCTCCAGGTAAAGACAACACGTCTCATCAGGGTGGATAAAGGTTAATCTGGAGAGCGTGGCCGCCATGTGCGCtctgttgtgtctgtttgtatttgtgtttatccTCAGCTCTGCTCCACTATTGTTGATGTAGGTGGGCAGCAGGTGGAAAATAGCTTGTGGGTGGCAGGCACGATTCAACTTGCTTAAGCACAGTGTATATTTGGATCGGGTGCACTTAGTCCTGCTGACAATGTCCTGCCTTAAAGTGCATTCGAAGCTTAAATTCAGTGACATGTTGACACACAAGTAAACTGCTGAAAACTCTGTGTTTTCCATTATAGGCTATTGTATGAAATTATCTGCTTATTCTGATTTGATTGCCACATTTGTGAGCATTAAAATCCTAATTTACACCCAAAGGTCGATGAACCGCGTTAAATGTGAATCTTAAATCAGCACAACAGTCTCAGCACAGATAATGAAAGTGTTTGTGACAAATGGccacaaaaattaaaacagacTTTGACAAATCTCATTTCACCAGTTTGGCttggaaataaacagaaaccgAATCCACAATATTGCAAAGACAACTAAACATAATAGTGTGggacaacaggaaaaaaaaagtctcacgACACCAGCATTatacttaaaatatttttttctctgtctttcattTCAGCCAACAACTCCCACTCAGGCTGAAGACCATCTTCCCAGCCGGTGAATGGTGGATTATTTTTGCACACACAGACTGAACCACCTCTGTTTTACAGCAATCTGTGTGCtcctgtaaaaagaaaaaaaaaaatccaagaatttAGACTTTCCAGGACAAAGAACAGACCAATAAGTCTTTGTATTTgctaaataataatgaatagCGAAAAAGAATGAGCAGTGATGGAGTGTTTCAATGTCTGACATGCAAGTTGTGTTCACCTGACCTGTCCTGTCTCTGTGTGGGTGAACAGTAAATGCAGCCACAATATGCACTACTGTTTAAGAAAGTGCATCATTCCTAAAAATTGTAGCTGTTGTGTGATTATGTACATGGCAATATCTTTTACAGATTGCATCAGAAATGATTGCCACACACTGGTAGGGATGTCCTACCGGATCAGCTGTTTACTTTCACCTACATAAGCCCTGCAAAAGTTTCAGTTATTCCATGATGAGGTTTGGTGAactttttatgtagtttttcatgaaaaattcTCCCTTTTAGCCGTAAGTATCATGTTTACCAAGACTACTCAAATTGGAACATTTTAAGAGTGCCTGTCAAGTTAGCTTCACCTTAACTAAAAATCTTATTTATAATATTATCAAGTTTTGACCTTAGTATGTGAAGTACTCTAATGGGACTCATGTTGTGTATTCGCGCTATTTAGTAAACCGTGGGTTAATTGAACGTTTAGTTTATATTTCTGTCATTAATGTACACACCATCAttaaagaaaatgtagaaatgtggAATTCCTGCATGATAAACTTTCTCTGAACACCAGAAAGTTAAATATGATTAGACTAAATATTGCcttcaatatttttgttgttttttgatcagaTGGAGTCAGTGTTTGTCTCTGATATGAATCCATTTGTCTGCAAGTGGCATCTGACAAGCACAtccaaatattttattgttatcattACAAATATTACTTTCACTTTTAGTGGAGATTGCTATTGTCCCCtgatattttgtgtttcagaagAAAGTTCACAAAGAGACAATTTGCATGCATGCACTGGAAAcacttaatattttaaaatgctaaGAATTGGGAGCTTCTGACAGCTTCAATCAAACCTTGGTAGACTGAATATGCTTTTAGACGAGTTAAAAGAATAATCAAAGGACGAGGGAGCGGAAACAGCAAAGCTTTCCCATGGATAGGCaactacacacatgcacacacacacacatgcacaca
This DNA window, taken from Amphiprion ocellaris isolate individual 3 ecotype Okinawa chromosome 11, ASM2253959v1, whole genome shotgun sequence, encodes the following:
- the pou1f1 gene encoding pituitary-specific positive transcription factor 1 yields the protein MACQAFGADSFTSLTGDSPLPILMHHGSTSDCLPTTSHAHGMVSAVSSGLSLGQTSKRPHMHLSPSSLSNALGNTPPSLHYPVTPCHYSNQQATYGMMAAQEMLSASISQTRILQTCGVPHPNMVSGANPLQGSLTPCLYKFPDHGLSSGSCALSHGFSSLPSALLTTDEAPGGPSAEMKSDAHRKNMRDPEDAPTMDSPQIRELEMFANDFKIRRIKLGYTQTNVGEALAAVHGSEFSQTTICRFENLQLSFKNACKLKAILAKWLDEAELAGALYNDKIGMNERKRKRRTTISLGAKEALERSFVEKSKPSSQEIARIAKGLHLEKEVVRVWFCNRRQREKRVKTSLNLSSCLTKISPNCIAQMSKSQRPMT